From the genome of Seriola aureovittata isolate HTS-2021-v1 ecotype China chromosome 18, ASM2101889v1, whole genome shotgun sequence:
acaacttcctgctgcagctgataatGAGGCTAATGAATGCGgtgagaatgaaccaaaacagtaaagttatgggctgtaaaaccaagacaaagagctgaaagatgctaaaatgctctgtagagcTAAGGCAAACTGCAGGGTTCAATGACAATTTTCTATGAGTTTGTAACTATGAGCGACCACTTTCACATTAGTCACACTTACTTGATCCATTGCTAATATGAAagtattgattatagcagctttaacgTTGATGTTAACTGTGGGCTTTACCTCATCACTGGTCACACACTGCTGGGAAAGTTGGTTTAGGTGAGTCCAGACTGTGTTTCTCAGAAAGTTGATACGCTCCACTGACTGTTTTTCAAACATCTGTCGAGGAAAACATTCAACTTATTCACATGATGTGCAGTATATTCAAACTTTAGGACTCTTGAATCGTTCACAGTCTTACCTCACAGGCATTGACATGTTCCCTCAGCCATTCATCTCTAACTTTTCCCAGTGCGGTCACATTCTGATGGTATAACCTGTCTGCAACccaaacacattattattattattaataaactgTTATCTATTAAACTCATCCCGGTTTTGTGCTTTAATAATCTAAGAGAGCCCCAGACAcatgctgaagtgtccttgggcaagacactgaaACATCACCTTAGTATGTTACCTCGCTGCCatcagtgtgtaaatgtgtgtgtgtgaatgggtgaccTAGAGGCAAAATGTGAAGCAATTTTTGATAaaagcagggttttttttttaaaacttaccTGCTTCTTCTGCATTATGTTTTGCTTGCTGTGCTTTTGAGTAGAGCTGAAAGGTGATGagttaaaaaagaacaaaacacacatgagtACAAAGTTTTCTTTGGTGGGTCTGAAGCTAACACAtcacaaataacaaatacaGTGGCACTCATATAAGTGGTCTTATGAACATTATCAATTTGGCACCTCTCAGATATAACTCAGCTGGTACACCACACGGTAGATGGAGGAAGTCTAAGGCACAAAGATAACACTAGTACATTTATTGAACACTAATGTTTTATTAGGGGCTAAATCTGCATCAGAGTCAAATCTAAGTCACCAAGCTTAGACTCATCACAGCACATAGCTCTACCAGTCTTATAGAAATCATacaaaaagtgaatttattCCATACAACAactctttcctttttcacaCTAGGGGACACACACAATTTCACAACAGTGCCTGAAATGGTTCATGGAGAAAGGGCAAATCTTCACACATGAGAGGCCTGAACCAGTGAATGTTGGACATTCTTGCCTGATGACTGACTTAAATTATTAACTGAAAATCAAAATTGTTGTTCATTTTCTATCAATCAGGTAATAGCACCGATCTTGATGTTTGCTGGTGACACTTTCTGtacagttttcatttcttaCGTGACCAAAATAGACATAAGCGTAACCGTCgtggagaaaataaatgttccATGAAACTCCTCTGTACCTTCTCAATGTGcttggtgttgttggtgttggtgtttcGGTTCACGTTCTGATCCGCCTCTTCTTTATCTCGGCATTTCTGTTCATACGTCTTCTTTGACTGGGGACAGAACCACATGATAGCTTTTTAATGCATCACCATCAGCTGTTGATTCATGGTATCCTCTGCTGTTGGGCTGCGTCAGTTTACCAGCATCAGTTCTGTTATTGCTACAGACTAAGTTTATATCCACTCAGCTGAATAATGCATCACATCTACTTCTTCTTTTGGCTATGATTTTCATGGCGCCAAATGATGCCCTGGCGTTCACTTCCCAGACTGGTCGATACAACTTCCCCCACCaaagaggaagaacagaggGATGCAATAAGACTGGCATTTTCACTATTGTCACAACGCAACTGAAACTCATCTGACACAAATCTCAAATAGACTGATGTACTGTGTCGCTTTGTTTAAAAATACTTCTGGTTTTTCTCCTACCTTAAAGGTAGCACAACACCGGCAAAAGCAAAAGCTTGGTTCTATCATctagatatttaaatatagatAACAGAGTAATTTCACTTTGGTTTTCAGGTCAATCACAGTATCATTAACTCTGCATGTGACTGAACCTGCATATAGTTAGCTCAGCTTATCAGTAACACACTACAAGggaaagaagcagaaaaattCTTGGGGTAAAGTTTGATAGCGGCCttgtaaacatttatttaatgttgaGCTTGTAATAATTAACTCTGTGTGGCCTTTCGAGTATTACTTACATCCATTGTCTTCTTGAAGTGTGTGGACCTCTGTTTGTGGAGGGCATCCATCTGTTGTTCTAGCTGAAATGACAAGGTTGTATCTCGTCACCAGCTTGTTGAGTGTAGCAAAGATGCCTCGGTCACCTCAGTGCACCACGGTACCAACCTTTTTCCTgacttccttttgtttttctctgaattcCTCCAGTTTCTTGGCCTCTTCCCTCATGCTCTGCGCCAGTTGTAAGTGTGATAGACTCACATGTTCCATCTCTGCAGGGAGAAGGGTTGTTTGGATTGTGGTCTACACAGAAATAATGAACTGACACATACAGGAAACGGAAATAATGCTGGTGAAAGACGctataattaaaaatgttcaacaCTTACGTAATTTGAACACGTCCAGGGATCTTTTTAATGTGCTTAAAGAACAAAAGGAACAAATATTAAATAGGGATTCTATACATTACATAATCTACATAAAACAAGTAACTTCAGTGCATTAGTAAGACCTTTTAATAGCCACTACGATGATTATTGGGTCACTATGATTTTATCAGTGTTGCCTGTCCCACCCTCCCCCCACAGGTCTTCCTGCTTTctaacagaaacagcagaaacaaagcCACAAAAATCATGTGACCACAGATAGAATAGGAACTAGACTTGCTGATACAGAACATCATGTCAACACTTACACGTAGAATTGGACCGACTGAAAAGTTATTATTAAGAAACTGGAAACTGCAAAGTAATGCAGTCATCGTTTCCACATTTTTACAGAGTTAAAATTATCCCATGCTCggtgatctctctctctctctctctctctctcctctctctctctctctctctctctctctctctctgcaatgCTTTCAAACTGCAAGGCATCATGTCAGTTCTGCAGACACAGATTAattcatttcactgtgaaaataGAACTGGTCAAACACATAATAACACAGAGGTTGCTTACTTCATCTCATTGTGTCCACACACCTTCTTGGACAAACCAAGGAGATCTTTAGCATATTTCTCTTCAATTGAAGccctgaaaaaacagaaaaaaacaaaagtgcacCCGGTATACAAGCATATCAGCAAAGAACACAAGCGAACACACAGGACATCCCTTTAGCGGATAAATTGAAAAAGAAGTTAGATGGAAAACTGCACTGACATCAGTGACAGGTTGTGTTTTGTTACTAGTTTACGTATAAACCCAACTCAGTCATCACTATCAGCCAGtggacatttttggaaatgaaCCTCATAAATTCATGCCAATTTGTTTGTTAACTGATAAGGAAAAAGACAGGACTACGTGTACACTGACATATGTGATGCCATGAATGGAGTGTGAGTGGCTTCCTCCAGAAAACGACAGTCTCTCCCACAGCATCACATGGTTTTACACAAAACTCTTGGTGAAGCAATGTAAGTAAAGTGGACTAAATATAAAAATCCTTATTTGGAAAACTCCAAACAGAGgcaacactttactttaagtcGCCCTATCTACGGCTTAAAAGCAGTATATAAATGTTTATGGACGCATTTGTCAACAAGTATAACTCCTCTTGTGGATACCAATAAATTAAGGCTGGTGTATAAACAGATAATTAATGACAATGTCGTAAAACacagttgaaataaaaaaaaaaaatgtcctcataAGAAAAGTTGCTGATAAATACTGTCAATTAAGAAACACTTAAAACTGTGTTTATAGCTACTGACCTACATTTTAATATGTAATAAACCAATTATGATCAGGGCGGTGTTACCAAAACACAAGCGCTCACTGAGTGGGGCTCCTAATCTAGACGTACCGACCACGGTCATTTATCTGTGGGATCTGTGGGAAAACACAGGGCAGCAAGGGTAACAAACCAGGAAATAACTGCTTAGACTTTTTCTAATATTGATGACCTGACTTCCTCACCATTTTATTGAGTCTGCACAGGTTCCTGCACATCAGGAACTACACAAGTCCATGACAGACATCCAAACGACAAGGTGCAATTCACATTACACAGATGAAGTCTATACCATTGCCCAGAAAAGaggaattaaaatgttaaaagttgCATAACTCCACTACAAAATCTATCTTGATGGTGCttgataataaattatttattatgaaaggctcagagctgcagcactgTGGGCCAGACACTCTTTTTCTGTTCCTTTTTCTCAGTAGAATTAATTTCCGCTGGTCTACCATGATGCAGCATTGAGTAGGGTAAATGCTCATTTACTTGCAGATTAAAGGTAAATCTTCCATATCAGAATAAATCCATTTGTGTTATAGTCCATTTTGAACATAAATCATATTAGATTTGAACATTTGTAAGGTGGATGTAAAAAATGTGCCTTTTGGAATTATTTTGCTGGCATTTGATAGTGTCATCGCAGCAACACTGGCAGACTGCAGGATAATGCTAGCAAAGGATTTCACCTTAATTCTCCTCTGTTTAACATTTTCAGAAGACTGCACCACTGGAAACTTTTGGCAAAcataagaaaatgattttgaccGATCAAACACAACATGATGTAACATTTCTGAGAAGTTCCAGGTTGAAATGAACTCAAGACATCATGTTCaacctctctttcttcttctggtaTCCAGCTGTCAATGTAACTcatgttgtttcttcttcatttttttttttttttgcttcttttcccCTCAAGTCTATTTCATCATTTCTGAGCGGGAAGCGACTTCAGCATTGCAAAGACATGCTTCATCATTGTAGTCTTTGAAAGTTCAATGTCCACCTCCACTAAAAACTTCTTCTGTCTTAGTTGTTATAACTTGTGCCACTTCTCTCACGGTCAAACCTTAGACTGTAACTTCCCACAATCATGACTCCACAACATCTACAGCTCAAGTTCCTTCTCCttattatgtttcattttcacctaACTCCCTTCATCTGACTCTTTTACCTCACCCCCTGTCACCCCATCACCCAGTCAActatttttcaaattcaaacaaattCTCATTTTTTACTGCAACACAAAGTAAGTCTGCCTATTATAAAGCCATCAAGATTACAACCAGGCCTATGAGTTTGTCTCATTACGTTTGCATGCGTAGCCTCATGTTATACTGTGACTATCCATCTCGCTACTTATTAATTGTCTGATAACAACTAGCACAGCTGCAAACCCAGGAAGCACAGTTGGCCAGTAATTTATAGCTAGAGAACAGTTAAGCCGACTTGGACCTGAGCAGAACTAACATATGAATATCGTGCATCATTCCATATGCAAATCACGATGTTACCTGGCTTTCATGAAATCCTCCACCTCCTTGCATGTCCTCTTGCCATCATTGAGATACTGGATGATGGCGTCATAGCCACCGGTGCAGGTCAGGTCAGAGTTCTGTCAATAAGATGGAAAATAGTTCATTCTGTTCGTCGTCCGTGGTTATAGAAATCACATTACAATTGGGTTCTTTGTTTAGATTAATACTCTATGTCCAGTTTACACATAGACATTACATTATACacatattaatatttcaaaacgCAACAACTACCTCTAATACCCAGTCCTTTACTGTAAGACGGACAggctctgtgttttattctaaaTTCACACAGTGAAACCCCAGAGACAACAcgacacacagacataaagaaaGCACTTTAACATGAGGACCTTTCACAGAGAGTGTAAATTGATGTTTTGAATAGCACCTCTCCATAATTTAGGTAAGCTTAGGGTAACAGAACTATAATCATCTAAACCATGTGAATGTCAAAATCAGTGGGTTATTGACTTTATATCTCTGTTAATGATCTGAGACTATGTTTAGCTGAGTTGCTAATTTAATTATACAAGAGTCTATAAggaaatggattttttttacaggagtGAAATGTAACAAAGAACATTTGTTTAAGTACAAAttaacttgagtatttccattttacatTACTTATTCTCCACATTGAGAgggagatatatatatatatatatatatatatatatatatatatatacagcttTTGGTACTAGTAACAAGTTGTAAGTAGTTTATACAGTAAACTTTTAcctacaaaacatatgatgCATTATCTGaaagtatattaaaaaaaaatggctccACTTCAACCAACCACTTACACATGAATGCATAAACACAATAATGTCCTGACTAGTTTGTACTTTGACCTTAGATACTTTAAATAAGCATGACTTTATCAAACATAATACCATGCTGATAATATTTGCTTAGCCTCCTTAATAGCTTAGTTACTCAAGCAGCGTTGTTAATGCAGTACTTTAACCTGAGTATTACAATGTGGTTTAGGTAATATTACTTAAGGAAAGTATCTGAATACTTCGATGAGGTCGAGTAAAGTTTTTCTAATTCACATCAAAATTTGActacaacagaaacagaaactacaGTGGAAAAACTTCACTTACTACTATCAGACATTTTCTCTTTATGATTGAGTTACGAGGCTACCTAACGCTTTTCGACAAAACGTTAgtattagaaataataataaacaaataaactcaaaCCAGAGAATAAAGAACTCACCCAGAAGAAATCCTTGAAATGTAGATTTTTCATAGTTGTGAAATGTGGCAGATCGCAGCAGAGCAGCGTTTCAGCAGGTCTGACTGAaagcctctgctgctctgcctcttcaGCTTTTGCGCTGCCAGTCAAACTCACGCATGCgcattgatgatgatgatgatgataatgataatcaAACCAGTCTTCACACTTGCACTTTGTATCCAGGTCCATATATGGAAGATTCAAAATGTcgaaattaaacaaattaaacaaagaaatataGCGACATACAAAACTCAGTGTATTATGGCAGTTTCATTATATCCCAGAAACCAACCTAAAGCCTCTGCACTGTTTGCtgaaatatgtttatgtttgaaTGTGATTGTTCtcaatgaaatttaaaaaagatcaTATCAAGTTTGATGATTGAATTTGAGTGTGCTGCCATCTGGTGAGTGATGGATGTATGCGCAGGTTTACAGGTGGCCAGTCAGGTATTAGcaaggtgaaaagaaaaaacaagaatagTATATAAACACATGGAATAtg
Proteins encoded in this window:
- the pstpip2 gene encoding proline-serine-threonine phosphatase-interacting protein 2, with protein sequence MKNLHFKDFFWNSDLTCTGGYDAIIQYLNDGKRTCKEVEDFMKARASIEEKYAKDLLGLSKKVCGHNEMNTLKRSLDVFKLQMEHVSLSHLQLAQSMREEAKKLEEFREKQKEVRKKLEQQMDALHKQRSTHFKKTMDSKKTYEQKCRDKEEADQNVNRNTNTNNTKHIEKLYSKAQQAKHNAEEADRLYHQNVTALGKVRDEWLREHVNACEMFEKQSVERINFLRNTVWTHLNQLSQQCVTSDELYEEVRKSLEQCHVQEDIEHFVNLRRTGDKPPAPVLYENFYSGQRSPTAPPSRLPPPVIRRGALPDPTHSSQDGIVYSTAQDAGYSVIHY